In Actinomadura citrea, a single window of DNA contains:
- a CDS encoding coiled-coil domain-containing protein, giving the protein MAALDPPGRTARPPRGRRTAKRLAALALAAGVSAALPPVSGSAAALPQEPKDLKKEYAKLKVRSEKLSKEYRGELVSLEEAKKAAVRAGADATRAGREYDAARVDVARLASSTYMTGRLDVIPMISSAEPGAAVRDAAVIEHISRNNGRRIQTLEALNTRAVQSQATARKKLDAVEKEIDDLEGQRARVKKLLAKYKPEATRTTVPAGGGRPDGASGTKSPIVGNSMTARMRTALLDIDGKFGAFPTIGCSRPGDPQDHGSGRACDFMESTGGKMPSASAQAHGDRVAQYVIDNASRLGIKYVIWKQRIYDMRGSGGWRQMEDRGSVTQNHFDHVHVSVL; this is encoded by the coding sequence GTGGCGGCCCTCGATCCCCCCGGCAGGACTGCCCGCCCCCCGCGCGGGCGCAGAACGGCGAAGCGCCTCGCGGCGCTCGCCCTCGCGGCGGGCGTCTCGGCGGCGCTGCCGCCGGTGTCCGGGAGCGCGGCGGCCCTCCCGCAGGAGCCGAAGGACCTGAAGAAGGAGTACGCCAAGCTCAAGGTGCGCTCGGAGAAGCTCTCCAAGGAGTACCGGGGCGAGCTCGTCTCGCTCGAGGAGGCGAAGAAGGCCGCCGTCCGCGCCGGCGCGGACGCCACCAGGGCCGGCCGCGAGTACGACGCCGCCCGCGTCGACGTGGCCCGCCTGGCGTCCTCCACCTACATGACCGGCCGTCTCGACGTGATCCCGATGATCTCCTCGGCCGAGCCGGGCGCCGCTGTCCGCGACGCCGCCGTGATCGAGCACATCAGCCGCAACAACGGCCGCCGCATCCAGACCCTGGAGGCGCTGAACACCAGGGCGGTCCAGTCTCAGGCGACGGCCAGGAAGAAGCTGGACGCGGTCGAGAAGGAGATCGACGACCTGGAGGGCCAGCGCGCCCGCGTCAAGAAGCTGCTCGCCAAGTACAAGCCGGAGGCGACCCGCACCACCGTCCCCGCCGGCGGCGGCCGCCCGGACGGGGCGAGCGGCACGAAGTCCCCGATCGTCGGCAACTCGATGACCGCGCGCATGCGCACCGCGCTGCTGGACATCGACGGAAAGTTCGGCGCGTTCCCCACGATCGGCTGCTCGCGCCCCGGCGACCCGCAGGACCACGGCTCGGGCCGGGCCTGCGACTTCATGGAGAGCACCGGCGGCAAGATGCCGAGCGCCTCCGCCCAGGCGCACGGCGACCGCGTCGCCCAGTACGTGATCGACAACGCGTCCCGCCTCGGCATCAAGTACGTCATCTGGAAGCAGCGCATCTACGACATGCGCGGCAGTGGCGGCTGGCGCCAGATGGAGGACCGGGGCAGCGTCACCCAGAACCACTTCGACCACGTCCACGTCTCCGTGCTCTGA
- a CDS encoding GNAT family N-acetyltransferase, with amino-acid sequence MDVIALDDPTDAQIRGWHSVLAAVHAAEPDGDPAPDPERTARLLLGAEAGSRQRLWAAAAGGPGAAGGALAAVAALRLPGEPGADRPGEVDIQVRPEHRRRGLGARLLAAAAAGLRADGRSSVIAQVLAGTPAVPFLESHGFECVLTLRGMLLRLDDVPAERVARLLAEAPAGYRLVRWRGVVPDEHAGALARAKHAMADFAEYEGTPWDAHRVREMAEIVAKRGDDLYTVAALSGGVIAGFTEVVVPAGCAGRAAQYDTAVLPEHRGRRLGIWVKAAMLRWLEEECPGVREIETDNSGDNAHMIAVNEELGFRLERESLEFQAAVSALPAAGR; translated from the coding sequence ATGGACGTCATCGCGCTCGATGATCCGACGGACGCGCAGATCCGGGGGTGGCACTCGGTGCTCGCCGCCGTCCACGCGGCCGAGCCGGACGGCGACCCCGCGCCCGACCCGGAGCGGACGGCGCGGCTGCTGCTCGGCGCGGAGGCCGGCTCGCGGCAGCGGCTGTGGGCGGCGGCCGCCGGCGGGCCGGGGGCGGCGGGCGGCGCCCTGGCCGCGGTGGCGGCGCTGCGGCTGCCCGGCGAGCCCGGCGCCGACCGCCCCGGCGAGGTCGACATCCAGGTCCGCCCCGAGCACCGGCGGCGCGGGCTCGGCGCCCGGCTCCTCGCCGCGGCCGCGGCGGGGCTGCGCGCCGACGGCCGCTCCAGCGTGATCGCGCAGGTCCTCGCGGGCACCCCGGCCGTCCCGTTCCTGGAGTCGCACGGCTTCGAGTGCGTGCTGACCCTGCGCGGCATGCTGCTGCGGCTGGACGACGTCCCCGCCGAGCGCGTGGCGCGGCTGCTGGCCGAGGCGCCCGCCGGGTACCGGCTCGTGCGCTGGCGGGGCGTGGTGCCGGACGAGCACGCCGGCGCCCTCGCCCGCGCCAAGCACGCCATGGCCGACTTCGCCGAGTACGAGGGGACGCCCTGGGACGCGCACCGCGTCCGCGAGATGGCCGAGATCGTCGCCAAGCGCGGCGACGACCTCTACACGGTCGCGGCGCTGTCGGGAGGCGTCATCGCCGGGTTCACCGAGGTCGTGGTGCCGGCCGGGTGCGCCGGGCGCGCGGCGCAGTACGACACGGCGGTGCTGCCCGAGCACCGCGGCAGGCGGCTCGGCATCTGGGTGAAGGCGGCGATGCTGCGCTGGCTGGAGGAGGAGTGCCCCGGCGTGCGGGAAATCGAAACGGACAATTCCGGCGACAACGCTCACATGATCGCCGTGAACGAGGAGCTCGGCTTCCGCCTGGAGCGCGAGTCCCTGGAGTTCCAGGCCGCCGTGTCCGCCCTCCCTGCCGCCGGTCGCTGA
- the meaB gene encoding methylmalonyl Co-A mutase-associated GTPase MeaB: MSAPGLDDYAAGVRDGSRAWIARAITLVESARPDHRELAQKLLVELTPHAGNARRVGITGVPGVGKSTFIDALGTRLTGEGEKVAVLAVDPSSTRTGGSILGDKTRMHRLATDPAAFIRPSPTAGTLGGVAKATREAMVVMEAAGYDVVLVETVGVGQSETAVAEMVDSFLFLTLARTGDQLQGIKKGVLELADVIAVNKADGEHRREAERAARELAGALRLLRSDERTRATPVLTCSAKEGTGLEEVWGALVEHQDRLRESGELEARRRRQQVGWTWALVRERLLSDLRGHPGVREAAPGLEREVAEGTLTPALAAERILEAFSRDR, encoded by the coding sequence GTGAGCGCGCCGGGCCTCGACGACTACGCGGCCGGGGTGCGGGACGGGTCGCGGGCGTGGATCGCGCGGGCGATCACGCTGGTGGAGTCGGCCCGCCCGGACCACCGGGAGCTGGCGCAGAAGCTGCTGGTCGAGCTGACACCGCACGCCGGGAACGCCCGCCGCGTCGGGATCACCGGCGTGCCCGGGGTCGGCAAGTCCACGTTCATCGACGCGCTCGGCACCCGGCTGACGGGGGAGGGCGAGAAGGTCGCGGTCCTCGCCGTGGACCCGTCCTCCACCCGGACGGGCGGCAGCATCCTCGGGGACAAGACCCGCATGCACCGCCTCGCGACCGATCCGGCCGCGTTCATCCGCCCCTCGCCCACCGCCGGGACGCTCGGCGGCGTCGCGAAGGCCACCCGCGAGGCGATGGTGGTCATGGAGGCCGCCGGGTACGACGTCGTCCTGGTCGAGACGGTCGGCGTCGGGCAGTCCGAGACCGCCGTCGCCGAGATGGTCGACTCCTTCCTTTTCCTCACCCTCGCCCGCACCGGCGACCAGCTCCAGGGGATCAAGAAGGGCGTCCTGGAGCTGGCCGACGTCATCGCGGTGAACAAGGCCGACGGCGAGCACAGGAGAGAGGCCGAGCGCGCCGCCCGCGAGCTGGCGGGAGCGCTGCGTCTCCTGCGCAGCGATGAGCGCACCCGCGCCACGCCGGTCCTGACGTGCAGCGCCAAGGAGGGCACCGGGCTGGAGGAGGTGTGGGGCGCGCTCGTGGAGCACCAGGACCGGCTCCGCGAGTCCGGCGAGCTGGAGGCCCGGCGGCGCCGCCAGCAGGTCGGGTGGACGTGGGCGCTGGTCCGCGAGCGGCTGCTGTCCGACCTGCGCGGGCATCCCGGCGTCCGGGAGGCCGCGCCCGGCCTGGAGCGGGAGGTCGCGGAGGGGACGCTGACGCCCGCGCTGGCCGCCGAGCGCATCCTGGAGGCGTTCTCGCGGGACCGCTGA
- a CDS encoding Gfo/Idh/MocA family oxidoreductase, whose translation MDLRVALIGFGTGGSVFHAPLISSVPGMRLAAVVTGAPERQRAVRERYPEAEVLDSVDRLWGASGACDLVVVTAPNRQHVPLARTALTSGLPVVVDKPVAAASAEARSLAALSAVRGLPVFPFHNRRWDGDFQTVRRLVSSGALGDVRRLESRFERWRPEVRESWKESADPRDAGGILFDLGSHLVDQAIALLGPPDRVYAEIDARRPGAAAPDDVFVALTHPGGARSHLWMSATAAELGPRFRVLGGSAAYTVSGMDVQEEQLRAGLTPKDPGYGIAPPGSSGLLGTPGHETPEPTAAGAYHDFYAGVLRTLRDGAPPPVTLAEAITGLEVIEAAARSARESAVVELGDR comes from the coding sequence ATGGATCTGCGTGTTGCCCTGATCGGATTCGGCACCGGCGGCTCGGTGTTCCACGCCCCGCTGATCTCGTCCGTGCCGGGGATGCGGCTGGCCGCGGTCGTGACCGGCGCGCCGGAGCGGCAGCGGGCCGTGCGCGAGCGGTACCCGGAGGCGGAGGTCCTCGACAGCGTGGACCGGCTGTGGGGGGCGTCGGGCGCCTGCGACCTGGTGGTGGTCACCGCCCCGAACCGGCAGCACGTGCCGCTGGCCCGGACCGCGCTGACCTCGGGCCTTCCCGTCGTCGTGGACAAGCCCGTCGCCGCCGCCTCGGCCGAAGCCCGCTCCCTCGCCGCGCTGAGCGCCGTCCGGGGGCTGCCGGTCTTCCCCTTCCACAACCGCCGCTGGGACGGCGACTTCCAGACGGTGCGGCGGCTGGTCTCCTCGGGCGCCCTCGGCGACGTCCGGCGCCTGGAGTCGCGCTTCGAGCGCTGGCGGCCGGAGGTCAGGGAGAGCTGGAAGGAGAGCGCCGACCCCCGCGACGCGGGCGGCATCCTGTTCGACCTCGGATCCCACCTCGTCGACCAGGCGATCGCGCTGCTCGGCCCCCCGGACCGCGTCTACGCCGAGATCGACGCCCGCCGCCCGGGAGCCGCGGCCCCCGACGACGTGTTCGTGGCCCTGACCCACCCGGGCGGCGCCCGGTCGCACCTGTGGATGAGCGCCACCGCGGCCGAACTGGGCCCGCGCTTCCGCGTCCTCGGCGGCAGCGCGGCGTACACGGTCTCGGGCATGGACGTCCAGGAGGAGCAGCTCCGCGCGGGCCTCACCCCCAAGGACCCCGGCTACGGCATCGCCCCGCCCGGGTCCAGCGGCCTGCTCGGCACGCCCGGGCACGAGACCCCCGAGCCCACGGCCGCCGGGGCCTACCACGACTTCTACGCGGGCGTCCTGCGCACCCTGCGGGACGGCGCGCCGCCCCCGGTCACCCTCGCCGAGGCGATCACCGGGCTGGAGGTCATCGAGGCCGCCGCCCGCTCCGCCCGCGAGTCCGCCGTCGTCGAACTCGGCGATCGGTAA
- the scpA gene encoding methylmalonyl-CoA mutase: MIPDFAEVDLGTAPPADEAAKRWRAAVADATGADPEAQTWDTPEGIGVKPLYTGDDLAGLDFLGTYPGVAPFLRGPYPAMYATQPWTIRQYAGFSTAEESNAFYRRNLAAGQKGLSVAFDLATHRGYDSDHPRVAGDVGMAGVAIDSIYDMRQLFDGIPLDRMSVSMTMNGAVLPVLALYIAAAQEQGVEPEALAGTIQNDILKEFMVRNTYIYPPQPSMRIISDIFAFTSQRMPKYNSISISGYHIQEAGATADLELAYTLADGVEYIRAGREAGLDIDAFAPRLSFFWAIGMNFFMEVAKLRAARLLWARLVKTFGPRNPKSLSLRTHSQTSGWSLTAQDVFNNVARTCVEAMAATQGHTQSLHTNALDEALALPTDFSARIARNTQLVLQQESGTTRTIDPWGGSAYVERLTYDLARRAWGHITEVEQAGGMAKAIDEGLPKLRIEEAAARTQARIDSGRQPVIGVNKYRPDVEQEIEVLKVDNASVRAQQIDKLRRLREERDETVTRAALEALTRTAGAAEDGTRPRGLEHNLLALAIDAARAKATVGEISDALERAYGRHAAQIRTISGVYREEAGRVTGIERARAAAAAFEEAEGRRPRILVAKMGQDGHDRGQKVIATGFADLGFDVDVGPLFQTPGEVALQAVEADVHIVGVNSLAAGHLTLVPALREELAALGRGDIMIVVGGVIPPGDFEELRAAGASAIFPPGTVLADAAIGLLEELTAALGHAVPEHS, translated from the coding sequence ATGATCCCCGACTTCGCCGAGGTCGACCTCGGGACGGCGCCCCCCGCCGACGAGGCCGCCAAGCGGTGGCGCGCCGCGGTCGCCGACGCCACCGGCGCCGACCCCGAGGCCCAGACCTGGGACACCCCGGAGGGCATCGGCGTCAAGCCCCTCTACACCGGCGACGACCTGGCCGGGCTCGACTTCCTCGGCACCTATCCGGGCGTCGCGCCGTTCCTGCGCGGCCCCTATCCGGCGATGTACGCCACCCAGCCGTGGACGATCCGGCAGTACGCCGGCTTCTCCACCGCCGAGGAGTCCAACGCCTTCTACCGGCGCAACCTCGCGGCCGGGCAGAAGGGCCTGTCGGTGGCCTTCGACCTGGCCACGCACCGCGGCTACGACTCCGACCACCCGCGCGTGGCCGGCGACGTCGGCATGGCCGGGGTCGCGATCGACTCCATCTACGACATGCGGCAGCTCTTCGACGGCATCCCGCTGGACCGGATGAGCGTGTCGATGACCATGAACGGCGCCGTCCTGCCCGTCCTCGCGCTGTACATCGCCGCCGCGCAGGAGCAGGGGGTGGAGCCGGAGGCGCTTGCGGGGACCATCCAGAACGACATCCTCAAGGAGTTCATGGTCCGCAACACCTACATCTACCCGCCGCAGCCGTCCATGCGGATCATCTCCGACATCTTCGCGTTCACCTCGCAGCGGATGCCGAAGTACAACTCCATCTCGATCTCCGGCTACCACATCCAGGAGGCCGGGGCCACCGCCGACCTGGAGCTCGCCTACACGCTCGCCGACGGCGTCGAGTACATCCGCGCCGGGCGCGAGGCGGGCCTCGACATCGACGCGTTCGCGCCGCGCCTGTCGTTCTTCTGGGCGATCGGGATGAACTTCTTCATGGAGGTCGCCAAGCTCCGCGCCGCGCGGCTGCTGTGGGCGCGGCTGGTGAAGACGTTCGGGCCGCGCAACCCCAAGTCGCTGTCGCTACGGACGCACTCGCAGACGTCCGGCTGGTCGCTGACCGCGCAGGACGTGTTCAACAACGTCGCCCGCACCTGCGTCGAGGCCATGGCCGCCACGCAGGGGCACACCCAGTCCCTGCACACCAACGCCCTGGACGAGGCCCTCGCGCTGCCGACCGACTTCTCGGCCCGTATCGCCCGCAACACCCAGCTCGTCCTGCAGCAGGAGTCCGGGACGACCCGCACCATCGACCCCTGGGGCGGCAGCGCCTACGTCGAGCGGCTCACCTACGACCTCGCCCGCCGCGCCTGGGGCCACATCACCGAGGTCGAGCAGGCCGGCGGCATGGCCAAGGCGATCGACGAGGGGCTGCCCAAGCTGCGCATCGAGGAGGCCGCCGCCCGCACCCAGGCCCGCATCGACTCCGGGCGGCAGCCCGTCATCGGCGTCAACAAGTACCGGCCCGACGTCGAGCAGGAGATCGAGGTCCTCAAGGTCGACAACGCCTCCGTCCGCGCGCAGCAGATCGACAAGCTGCGCCGGCTGCGCGAGGAGCGCGACGAGACCGTGACGCGGGCCGCGCTGGAGGCGCTCACCCGCACCGCCGGGGCCGCCGAGGACGGCACCCGCCCGCGGGGCCTGGAGCACAACCTGCTCGCGCTCGCCATCGACGCCGCCCGGGCCAAGGCCACCGTCGGCGAGATCTCCGACGCCCTGGAGCGGGCCTACGGGCGGCACGCGGCGCAGATCCGTACGATCTCCGGTGTGTACCGGGAAGAGGCGGGGCGGGTGACGGGCATCGAGAGGGCGCGGGCCGCGGCCGCCGCGTTCGAGGAGGCCGAGGGCCGCCGCCCCCGCATCCTCGTGGCCAAGATGGGGCAGGACGGCCACGACCGCGGCCAGAAGGTGATCGCGACCGGGTTCGCCGACCTCGGCTTCGACGTCGACGTGGGCCCGCTGTTCCAGACCCCCGGCGAGGTGGCCCTGCAGGCCGTCGAGGCCGACGTGCACATCGTCGGCGTCAACTCGCTCGCCGCCGGCCACCTGACGCTGGTCCCCGCGCTGCGCGAGGAGCTGGCCGCGCTGGGCCGCGGCGACATCATGATCGTCGTCGGCGGCGTCATCCCGCCCGGGGACTTCGAGGAGCTGCGCGCCGCCGGCGCCTCGGCGATCTTCCCGCCCGGCACCGTCCTGGCCGACGCGGCGATCGGCCTGCTGGAGGAGCTCACCGCCGCGCTCGGGCACGCCGTGCCCGAGCACTCCTGA
- a CDS encoding HNH endonuclease, protein MNVLVLNASYEPMQRVDLRHAIRMLVREVAVVEEAEEGRTFGRFPVPRVLRLVRYVAMRWRHGRRPPWSKRGVYLRDGGRCCYCGKRGNTIDHVHPQSRGGADTWENTVLACGRCNNRKGDRTLAEAGLRLLSRPRVPRWEELVGS, encoded by the coding sequence GTGAACGTGCTCGTCCTGAACGCGTCGTACGAACCCATGCAGAGGGTCGATCTGCGGCACGCCATCCGCATGCTGGTGCGCGAGGTGGCCGTGGTCGAGGAGGCGGAGGAGGGCCGCACCTTCGGCCGCTTCCCGGTCCCGCGGGTCCTGCGGCTCGTCCGCTACGTCGCGATGCGCTGGAGGCACGGCAGGCGCCCGCCCTGGAGCAAGCGCGGCGTGTACCTGCGCGACGGGGGCCGCTGCTGCTACTGCGGGAAGCGCGGCAACACGATCGACCACGTCCACCCGCAGTCCCGCGGCGGCGCGGACACCTGGGAGAACACCGTCCTGGCGTGCGGCAGGTGCAACAACCGCAAGGGGGACCGGACGCTCGCCGAGGCCGGGCTGCGGCTGCTGTCGCGGCCGCGGGTGCCCCGCTGGGAGGAACTCGTCGGGTCGTGA